A single Suricata suricatta isolate VVHF042 chromosome 2, meerkat_22Aug2017_6uvM2_HiC, whole genome shotgun sequence DNA region contains:
- the HILPDA gene encoding LOW QUALITY PROTEIN: hypoxia-inducible lipid droplet-associated protein (The sequence of the model RefSeq protein was modified relative to this genomic sequence to represent the inferred CDS: inserted 1 base in 1 codon), whose product MKPVLNLYLLGVVLTLLSIFVRLMESLGGLLESPLPASSWTTRSQPASTEPXKGLPDHPSRGVR is encoded by the exons ATGAAGCCTGTGTTGAACCTCTATCTCTTAGGTGTGGTGCTGACCCTGCTCTCCATTTTCGTTAGACTGATGGAGTCCCTGGGAGGCTTACTGGAGAGCCCGTTGCCTGCGAGCTCCTGGACCACCAGAAGTCagccagccagcacagagc ccaaggGCCTTCCGGACCATCCATCCAGAGGGGTGCGATAA